The segment ACCATCCCAGGATGGTACAGGACACAAGCCACCTGGCAGGCCTGTCTTCCTCTCCCAACCCTGGAGCCAGAGGGCAGATATCAGGAGTTTCTGTAACCTGGGTGACTCAGTTTATCCATCACTGCAACTCAGCACAGAAACCCGTCTTCCAGGGCTTAGCCTGCTTTTATAAAAGCAACAGACAGCCGGTGGCCAAGCAGTACCGCCTCTGCCTTCTTGCCACAGAGCAGGCCAGCCATGCTTCTCCACCCTGCAGTCAACCATTGGTTCTGTGGGTGTCCTGGAGCCAGCGCAGCACGTCTGACAAGCCAGTGCCTTTCCAGGCACTGATTTCTAAGGTGGTGATGTTCTGCTTGGCACAAGCAATGAGGTCCGGGAGCCTGATTAACGACTTCATCTCTTCTATGGTCATGTAACAGGGCAGGTCACTGGAGTGAAAGCAGCACATATCAGAGTGGGCTGCCAGAAGCCCACCCTAGCCATCACtgtgcccctcccaccccccagtgCGCCACCCTCTTGGTTACCCTCTACAGGAGCTCCGCCCTGGGGCACACCTGCACTCCTGCTCACCTCACAGACACGTACATTTTATTGAAGAGAatcagaactgatgcttttgcaagTTCTTCTGCCGACAGGAGACCCAGGAGCTGCACACAGGATGCGGAGAGCTGGGTGGGGTTAGAGGCATCCACCATGAACTGGAAAGAAGTGAATGGAGATTAGGGCCCCCCCTGGGATGAAATACCATCCTTGCCAAATCTCTATTCACATCACAAGCCTGGCTCAGGAAGAGCAAGGAAGGCTTCAGGAAAAGCAGAGGGGAGCGAGCTATGCAAGAatcaccagtgttatttgtttccACCTACACGGAAGTCGCTCTACTCGTGTAGCCATTACTTTTACAAGGAGGTGTCCCAGAATTTGGGGCATAGATCTTGCCAGGATGGGATGAACCAGGGCATacataattaaaacataaaacacacaaacacacccagaaCAATAAGACAGTGAGTGGATGACACAGTTATCTGCAGAGAAGAAATACTGTCTTCAGCAACCCTTTGGTGAGCTTTCACGTTTGCCTGGGAGCAGCAGCATTAGGGAGCAGCTGGAGTCCCAGAGGGAAGCAGTTCTGGCCTGGGCCATGTTTCCTTGACTAGCATAGCTGCCTGGGAACCCAAATTCTATCCCACACAAAGTGAAACTGGGGACTAGACAACCCTGAAATGGGGACTTTCTTCCCCAAAGGAAGGGCAAAAGACTAGGACCTACCAGGAGAGAATGACAGTTTCCATAGTAACTGGACCAGATGGGGCCCATGCAGCCCCCCAGCTCCCGGATGGTGATCTTTTTTTGAGCCACAATGTCCGTTAAATTGGTACCCACCTGTGGAAAAAACCGGGATGTAGAGACCACTACAAGCACTTTCCCACTGGCAACTCCTGGAGAGCAATGTGCCCAGCCCTTTACACTGCGACCTAACCACTAACATAGGTCTTCTCAAGTGTTTAGGCTCTAAGGCAGAACCCACAAGGGAGGAGGTCTAAAGACGCTCCCCGGGGTGCAGGACCCACAGGGCTGGCTGTGACACCCACCAAAGGGATTCGCCCTGTGCGGGGAGCAGCAAACTCAATCTGACCAGTGGTGAGGGGCAGGCGGCTCCGGATGCCCTGCGACTCTGTCCCGGCGGAGCCAGGCTCCCCGCGGTGACGCCCACCACCTCCGGAAAGGTGTCTTGAACACACCCACCAGTCAGACCCTTGCTTCCCTTTAAAGGAACCCAAAGCTCTGCTAATCTCAAGGGGACCCACTTCTAAACCTGCAGGACGCCTACCGTGGGCCGCGTCGGGGGCGGATCGCCCAGGTCGCCCTTCCCATCCCGGGAACTCAACTGTGCCAGGAAGTCAAGGACTCTTGAGTGGGGCCAAGGAGGGCTCGTCGGCCGGACCCCGCCCCCAGCCCGAGCGCCCCCGACGCACCCCGCCCCGCTCGCGACCAGCGCCCCTCGGATCCCCACGCCCCTCCggaccccctccacccccagcccggCGCGGAAGGATAGTCTGCAGGCGCTTCACCAACAGCGACTTCCCCACCCCCGTGGCCCCCAGGAGGAGACACATCCCGCTTCCCGCTCCACTCGACAGCCTTAGCTCCGAGAGCCACGCAAGGGCCACCCTCAGCTCTGCTCTCATCGGATAGATTCCGCTGCCGCGCAGCTCATTGGCTCCCGACTCTAACCGTCTCACTAGGCGCGGTCTAATCGGCGTCCAGCGTCTGGGGCGAGCGGAAAGACCCTCCTCCCCACGGTTCTCGGGCTGGCCGGCGACGTGCGCGTGCGCGCGTCTGAGAGGCAGGCGGAAGCGGAAGTCGGGGGCGCGCCGGCCAGCAGTGGGGATCGCCGCGGCGTCAGGTTGGGGTCCCGGGTCGCCATGGGGCGTGGCAGTGGCACCTTCGAGCGTCTCCTAGGTAACGCTGCCCCCGCTCCCCGGTGGGAAAGACCCCCGCCCCCAGTGATCCCGGGCGACCGCCGCGCGACTCGGGCCCTGGGCGGGCGCGCAGGCGACGTAAGGCCCGGCGGTCCTGGGCGCAGGGCCTGGCGCCGACCGATTGGGTGAGGGTCCGCGCAGGAGACCGGCCAGGAGCTTGGGGAAGTTAACTACCAGCGTCTGGCCAAGCGGGCCTCACGTCCTGAGTCAGGAGAATGGATGACTCAGTGAAATAGTAAAGTCTCAGTAGACCCTCTCTCCCCGCCAAAAACCTAGGTTGCCTGGAATTTGGGGATTCTGACCCATACGTGGGCCCCAAGGGTGGAGCCAGCAGTGTTGTCCCTGGGACCTGCAAGCTCTTCGGAGCGCTGCTTCCCCAGGGATCCAGACCCGCGCCGGATGTCCCCCCTGGGCTCCGGGAAGAAGCGCCGGGGCTAAGAAGGCGTTTCCTCTGTTGGGCTGGATAGCTGATCTTTCTGAACCTCCTGGAAGTCACAGGTTTTAGGAAGGAAAATCAATGTTTATGGACAAGCTCACTCTCCTTCAGGAAACTGTTCTGTGTTTGGGACAGGCGCTCTGGGTAGTCGAATGGTCTGCCTGAACCTGGCCTCCTTTTTCCTCAAATGCGATTTCGGAGGGACCTCAGATGAGGCCTCTTCGTTGCTCATTGAATTATCTGGGCTGAGGAACTCAGCTCATGAGATGGTTCAGCCCTTCAGTGATCAATCCAGGAGTCACTGTCAGATCCTTTTTGATCTTCTGCACGACTCCAGGGACCATGGTCCTGACTGAACTCGGAGAGCAGCCCCTGAGCCGCTCATCTGTGTGTCTGAGGCCACAGAGACATAGACTAGAGGTGGTCATTGGAGAATCCTCCTTGGCAGGTCAACCCTGTCTGCAGTCCACAAAACACTTGAGGCAGAGGACCGGGGTCTCTGTTGTTGGAGAATCCTCCTTGGCAGGTCAGCCCTGTCTGTATTCCACAAAACACTTGAGGCAGAGGACCGGGGTCTCTGTTGTTGGAGAATCCTCCTTGGCAGGTCAGCCCTGTCTGCATTCCACAAAACACTTGAGGCAGAGGACCAGGGTCTCTGCTGTATGTCTCTCCAGCAGTGCCACAGCTGAGAGCTAAACAAACAGGCTAAACTTCTGAAAACAAGGGACTCTGAGGGATGAGGCAGCAGAGCTTAGTGTTGAATTCTGGCTCCACCCCAGCAAGCTGTGTGATTTCAGGCCTAGTGACTTTACCTCTCTTCACTTCTCACCTAGTTTCTTTGTCCGCAGAGAGGGTGGAAATATCCCCTAATTCTTAAGGTTTGTTTGAGAGTTGAGTGAGTTCGCGTAAAGTGTTTGGAACAGCACTTGTGTGTAAAAAGCCCGCAATGTCTTTCAGGAAGGACAGTGCTTTCCATGGTTATTGTCAGGTGTCAGGAGGATGGTCACGCAGTTTTCCGTTTGGTCCAGATGTCTAAAATAAAATGGGAAGGAGGCAGTTCCTCCTGCCTGTTACTGAGCTGGGGGTCCAGCTAGGGGATCACCCAGCAGGATGAGCCCGTGTAATGGTGCGTTTCTGCCTTAGACAAAGCGACCAGCCAGCTTCTTCTGGAGACTGACTGGGAGTCCATCCTCCAGATCTGTGACCTGATCCGCCAGGGGGACACGCAGTAAGTGCACCCTCGGGAGCAGGGGGGTGGCCGCACTGTGGACCGGGGTTGCTTTGTGCCCACTCATCTTCCAAGATCCTGCCCTGATGAAAGCTGAGCATGTTAGGCCCCGATGGAGTACTGTGTGGTCTGTGTGCTATGATGGCTCTTGAGATCTCAGGACAGTTAAAGGACTTTTTCTGTACCGTTTGGGAGTGCATGGTTACCTGGACGTTTGCCTAGGGGGTCTCAAGGACCAGATGGCCAATGGGCTTTTCCTCAGTCTTAGaagctgttttcttcttttttttttttttctctgtttgctTTTACCAATGCCTTTTTATCTGTCAGGGCAAAGTATGCAGTGAGTTCCATCAAGAAGAAAGTTAACGATAAGAATCCCCACGTGGCCTTGTACGCCCTAGAGGTAATCAGACCCTGTACTCCAGTCGGCCCTGGTCGGGGTGGCAGTGATGGGCGCACTGCCAACAGTGGAGGCACCAGGCacagagggctgggctgggctgggagcaGTGCTTCCGCTCTTCCACCTGAGGCTGACACATGTAGCCCCTGAGGTTGACTCCAGTGTCTGTCCTTGGTGATAAAACATAGAGTTAAAAGGAGCAGGTGTAGCCTTGGCTTCTGCTTGCCTTGGAGACTGCTCCGTGGGCTTTCCTATCCAGCTGGGTGGTCTGAGGGCCCTGTTGAGGCCCACCTTCTTGTGGGGAAGGTGGACCTGTCCAGGAGGGGGAGTTCCTGCCCTGACCTGCAGCTTAAGTCTTCCCCTCCCTGGGGTCTGCAGGTCATGGAGTCTGTGGTGAAGAATTGCGGCCAGACAGTCCATGATGAGGTGGCGAACAAGCAGACCATGGAGGAGCTGAAGGATCTGCTGAAGGTGGGTGCTCTTCAGGGAGCAGAGAGGCCCGTGTGGGGGAGCACCACCCCAGGGGCTTCTTGGGGCTTTGCTGGCACCTGTGTCAGAAACAGTGCCGAGGGCTGGAGGGCAAGTGTTTGTGATCCCTGCCTGGAGAGGTCAGGCCTTCCCAGAAGCTAGGCAGGGCTGCATCTGGGAGTGCGGAGAAGACCCCACTCCTGCAAGGTGAGGAAAACTTCCTGGGGGGCAGGAGCTAAGTCTGAAGGGTAGGGGATGCTCACTGAGTAGCAGAGAAGGTGGGGAGGAACAGTGTGCGTGTGGCCATGGCAGAGCATGTGAGTGGAGACCTGGGGTCCCCAAAAGACTTGCATAGAGCAGGGAGGCACGTGAGTTTGATGTGTTTGTggaggcagagctggggaacAGCAACAGAGAAGGGATGCCAgaacccgccccccaccccacccgccaaGGCAGAGGAGGGAAAAGTCCTCCAGGGCCTCAAGGGGTCATCTGAGCAGGGCATGTTCGCTGCCCACCTGTAGGGATTGTGATGTGGGCAGTGACACCAGGAGGTTGTATGATGTAGAGTGGGGTGGTGCAGCCATTCTTGGAGGTGAAGGGCATCCCATAGAGCTGAGGCTGCCCTAGGTGGCAACCTAGGAGCACAGCTCCGGCACCAACTCCACCACCACTGACCTGGGCCTGTTGGGCGCCTGTGGGCCTCGCAGCCTGGAGCCCATCTGAGGCTGAGCTGACAGCAGAACTTTTTCAAAGCCCTGGCTGGAGGCCTGGCCAGCCCCTCCTCTGTCCTGGATGACAGAGGAATTAGAACCTGTCCTCCTTGTATGGGCATGATCGTGTCCTGTTCACACGGCACGCGGTCTGAGTCCTTGAAGGGCCGGGGCTACCTGGAGAGGGGTCCACTGACTGGACCCAGGTTATAAAAAAGAGCGGGAACTCTGGCATGTGAGCTGTGGTGGGTGTCTCCTCGAAGCAACTTTCTTGATCCACTGTCCTGAGCATTGTGTGTGTACATCATCGAGAGAGCTTTAGAAGTGGGATTGGTTGTGCTTTAATCTGCTGGAGATGGTGGCCTTGTATGTGGGGAACTTTCTGGAGCCATTCATCCCACCTGTCTGGGCTGCCTGTGACTGGAAGGAGGCAGCTGGCTGACCGTGCGTCTGCACCCTCAGCCCAGGCTCGGTTGGCTCTGCCTGTTGCTGGCCGGCCTTAGCCAGCCCCACAGTGGGTCACAGGTTGAGGGGCTCCCTAGGTAGTCAGGGTCCTGTAGGGCacaggggtgagatggggagagaCAGATGGTGGTGAGACAGTAGGGGTGGGAGAGCCTTCACTTGAGGGATTCCCCAGGTTCTTCCAGGCATTTAGAGACCAGTGCAGGCCCTTAGTCGACAGACAGGGGGAATGGATTTGTCTTTGGGGATGGGGTTCCTGGAGGAGGCCTGGATCTGGGGAGTGGCTCCCTACATGGCCCCGTCTCCAGTTGGGGTCTGCCAGTTGCTTCCTTGTTCTGAGATATCTCTTTGGCACCACCATCTCctcatcttccttcttcccttgccTACAGAGGCAGGTGGAAGTAAACGTCCGGAACAAGATCCTGTATCTGATTCAGGCCTGGGCACACGCCTTCCGGAACGAGCCCAAGTACAAGGTGGTCCAGGACACGTACCAGATCATGAAGGTGGAAGGTGAGTCAGGGGGGTGGGGGCGAGAGGGTCCAGTCCTGGGCTTGGGACGCACCATCGGGTTGAGGGGCTGCCCTGCACCAGGTGGGCCCAAGGGAGGCTGTGCTGGGGGCGGCACTGTGCTCTGAGCACAGTGGACTTGGAGATTCTTAAGCGGGGCTGTGGCAGCTGAGGCAGGCTTCTTCAGGCCCAGTGCGTGTTCCTCCCTGTTGTTGTACCTGTGGAGAGATGTTGGGTTTCTGGCAAGGAGAGCAGTGGATTCAGGCCATGTTTGGAAGATTTTCTGGTGCTCCCACCAGGTGTGGATGAGAGGGCAGGCTGGGTCCTCTCCCACCTGTGCCGCACAGCTGGGCCAGGTCTTCTGACCCCAAGATGAGCCACGGAGTAGGAGCAAGGGCACTGCCTGTTGGTTGCAGGGTGGGCAGGACTGTGCCAACACTGTGTGATGAAGGACCCATCCAGGTCAATAAGCTGGTCTCAGACTTTCAATTCCTGAACTTCAGACATGAGAGAGAACATCCAGAGTTTATGGAGGGAATTTCcaggcagtccactggttaagattcTGGATTTTCACTGTCAGGgacccagatttgatctctggatggggaactaaatcccacaagtcacacagcatggccaaaaaaaaaaacccaaccaaaaACAAAGACTTATGGGATTTCAACGGGTCcatagctcaaaaaaaaaaaagctctggtTTAAAAGCTCTGGGAAGTGTGCTTGGCTGGAATGCAGGCCAGGAGCCAGACGGGAGGCCCAGGAAAGACCCGCGAGGCCTTGATGTGGTGGGAGCGAGGCTTGGCTCTGTGTGTGGTCCCTAGGACTCAGCAGCCATGCGGAGCCACCCCAGCTGTGGGGCAGGCTGGCTGAGCTGCGCCCCTAGACGCCCTTTTGCAGTGTGAGGTCACTGTGCCTGCTGCCTCAGGCTCTGGACCTCTTCTATCTGCTCGGGGAGGAGCAGACACCAAGGACTGGGATGTGATCGCTGGAGGCCTCAGGGCTGATGGGTAAGGACAGGTGAGGCTGAGGGCCTCACACACCAGGGCAGCATTCAGTGGTAACAGGGGCCTCCTTTTTCCAGGACACGTCTTCCCAGAGTTCAAGGAGAGCGATGCCATGTTTGCTGCGGAGAGAGTGAGTTCACAGGGTGCTGGGTCCAGGAGTTAGGCTGCTTGCAGGAGGCAGAAGGGAGACCCTGGGATCTGGGCTTGTTGGGAGCAGGTGAGCTGCTAATTGACCTCAACATAAGAATGCCCTTTAAGTAGAATATGCAGCTTTGTCTGCAGGTTGAGAAAGGAACCTGGTTGAAGGTGCCTTAGGGCTGTGGTTCCCAGTTAAATACTTCCATGTCCCCGAAGCTGTGGGAAGTCTTGCAGTCAGGTctttagaaagaaaagaggacCATTTTGGAGGGAGATCTTCCTCGAGTCACGTCTGCAGTGGGTTGGCCGCAGCCCCCTGCAGCCCCTGCACCCCTTGTGGAAAGCGGGGTGGCCAGGGAGGGCTGGGGCGTGTGACCTGACTCTGCCCGTCCCCAGGCCCCTGACTGGGTGGATGCTGAGGAGTGCCACCGGTGCCGGGTGCAGTTTGGGGTCATGACCCGCAAGGTGAGTGCGCCTGCCTCAGGGAGGGCCCCAGCTCCCCACCTGGCCGGGACAGACCCCAAGCCTCCCGCTGTTACCACAAGGCCACGGCGCGCACAGCAGGCCCTTTCTCTCTGGACTGGGACCTGGCGGCGTGGGGAGTGAGGTCACCTGGGATCTGTGTCCAATGGTCAGTGCCCTCAGGCAAAGTTCAGGCAAGGCTGTACTCCTGGGGAACGCAAGCACCCCATGCCCAGGGGTTTGGGTCTGCATTGCCTCGGCCAGTAGCCCCCTCGCTGAGTCTCCTCAGCTGACTTGGCTTGTCCGGCTTGGACCTTCCCTCTGCTCACTGAAGCTGGGGCCTGGGACATCTGAGCAGACTCCCCAGACTCACTGTACAGCAAAACTTACTCATTAGGACAGCTTGTGTGTTCTTTTGTGAACTTTTTTTGTCAATTTGACTACTTTTCCTCAAAGTGGAGGCTATAATTGAGAGCTTGCGAGTGTGCCCTGTTCCCCCAGGTCCTTTGTGGCCTCCCAAGCTCACCTTCTGCCCACCCCAGCCTGGGAGGCCCAGCCTGGCACTTCCTGCAGCAGGTAGTGCTGGGCAGAAGGTGGGCGTGAAGAGTGGctgaccaggcctccctgaccacccCGTGTCACAGCACCACTGCCGGGCATGTGGCCAGATCTTCTGCGGCAAGTGCTCTTCCAAGTACTCCACCATCCCCAAGTTCGGCATTGAGAAGGAAGTGCGGGTGTGTGAGCCCTGCTTTGAGCAGCTCAACAAGTGAGTCCCCTGGGACACTGGAGCTAGGGTGGTGCCCGGCAGGGCCCCTAGGTCTGAGTCCTGCTGGCCAGTTGCTCGGGTTTGTTTATAAAGTGTTGGGAGAAGAGACACAGGAGTTGCCTGGAGACCCTCACCCCACGACAGTAAATTGCCTTTCTGCAGCCCCATTGACTCCACCTCTCTCTctgacacacacaccacccccaccctcccaggcTTGTGTGCCCACACACACCTTGTATCCTGAACCAGTCAAGAGTGAGCCGCAGGcaccctgtccctctcccctCAACTCCCATGTGTGCTTCCCAAGGGGAACTTTTCCCACAAGACTGCTGGTAGCAGTCAAGTGTGtccatcttcccagcatcagggatggGATCTGATCTGTTGGGGAAGTGGTATCTGTAGGCCGCTCCATTGGGAGGTCTTTTCTTTGGAAAGCCGCAGCGTGGCGGATGTTGGAGCCCCATTTCCAGGAAAGGGGCTGTCTTTTAGGccagtgacttgcccagggcccTGCAGCCCAGAGGTGAAAGCTGGTTCGTGGGTCCAGCTTTTCTCTGGAGTGTGGTCTGCGGAACTTCCTGTCTTCCTTCCCTCAGGGTGTCAGAGGGGAGCCCCAGGCTGTTTCCTAGAACACATGGGGGTGGGATACAGCGCCTGGTGACACACGGCATCCTGTCTCCTCCAGGAAAGCAGAGGGAAAAGCGGCCTCAACAACGGAGCTGCCCCCGGAGTACCTGACCAGCCCGCTGTCTCAGCAGTCGCAGGTACTGCCCGGGCCTCTGGGGGCGCCTTGACCCTT is part of the Bubalus kerabau isolate K-KA32 ecotype Philippines breed swamp buffalo chromosome 4, PCC_UOA_SB_1v2, whole genome shotgun sequence genome and harbors:
- the ARL16 gene encoding ADP-ribosylation factor-like protein 16 isoform X2, which codes for MRAELRVALAWLSELRLSSGAGSGMCLLLGATGVGTNLTDIVAQKKITIRELGGCMGPIWSSYYGNCHSLLFMVDASNPTQLSASCVQLLGLLSAEELAKASVLILFNKMYVSVRFNPYLQCVQETLVFLSGSTSSLALTALPVSEPNCKKDASTEREMRCPPQLPCDGG
- the ARL16 gene encoding ADP-ribosylation factor-like protein 16 isoform X1 codes for the protein MRAELRVALAWLSELRLSSGAGSGMCLLLGATGVGTNLTDIVAQKKITIRELGGCMGPIWSSYYGNCHSLLFMVDASNPTQLSASCVQLLGLLSAEELAKASVLILFNKMYVSVSDLPCYMTIEEMKSLIRLPDLIACAKQNITTLEISAWKGTGLSDVLRWLQDTHRTNG
- the ARL16 gene encoding ADP-ribosylation factor-like protein 16 isoform X4 produces the protein MRAELRVALAWLSELRLSSGAGSGMCLLLGATGVGTNLTDIVAQKKITIRELGGCMGPIWSSYYGNCHSLLFMVDASNPTQLSASCVQLLGLLSAEELAKASVLILFNKMFNPYLQCVQETLVFLSGSTSSLALTALPVSEPNCKKDASTEREMRCPPQLPCDGG
- the ARL16 gene encoding ADP-ribosylation factor-like protein 16 isoform X3, with the translated sequence MRAELRVALAWLSELRLSSGAGSGMCLLLGATGVGTNLTDIVAQKKITIRELGGCMGPIWSSYYGNCHSLLFMVDASNPTQLSASCVQLLGLLSAEELAKASVLILFNKIDLPCYMTIEEMKSLIRLPDLIACAKQNITTLEISAWKGTGLSDVLRWLQDTHRTNG
- the ARL16 gene encoding ADP-ribosylation factor-like protein 16 isoform X5 translates to MGPIWSSYYGNCHSLLFMVDASNPTQLSASCVQLLGLLSAEELAKASVLILFNKIDLPCYMTIEEMKSLIRLPDLIACAKQNITTLEISAWKGTGLSDVLRWLQDTHRTNG